From the Quercus lobata isolate SW786 chromosome 6, ValleyOak3.0 Primary Assembly, whole genome shotgun sequence genome, one window contains:
- the LOC115994264 gene encoding non-functional pseudokinase ZED1-like, giving the protein MAGKKRDKKRERAFYENGSKLHEKLIASCNGRPIPIRSYSCEELQRATNNYDLSRIFHTDSSYEWYNGSFEGRMISIKKYCRHDDDDDYDYLFTDIAVSAKMSTHNNVLKLIGCCLETQIPISVYESAANGSLRGRLYDVTSNRDGAQQHEREPLSWQSRLKIAREIAHAILYLHTAFSRPIIHRDIKPGNVFLDQNDVAKLTDFSWSISIPEGETHVEDALYGTYRFICPHYTATGYVTEKANVYSFGSFLLELLTGQKWKIVGTADSFGVVVVDVENDGEIVTMNINEVLDPTILVGEEGSVVWQQLQDVLQLAFICRKGDPEIRPDMVDVTKELRKIERFIL; this is encoded by the coding sequence ATGGCAGGAAAGAAACgagacaaaaaaagagagagagcgtTTTACGAAAATGGAAGCAAACTACATGAGAAGCTGATTGCCTCTTGTAATGGTAGGCCAATTCCTATCCGTAGCTACTCTTGTGAAGAACTCCAGCGGGCAACAAATAACTACGATCTTAGCCGTATTTTTCATACAGATAGCTCATATGAATGGTACAATGGTTCTTTTGAAGGCCGAATGATTTCCATTAAGAAGTACTGTCGACACGATGACGACGACGACTATGACTATCTTTTCACTGATATAGCTGTTTCTGCAAAGATGAGCACTCACAATAATGTTCTAAAGCTCATAGGGTGCTGTCTCGAGACTCAAATTCCCATTTCAGTGTATGAATCTGCCGCAAATGGATCACTTAGGGGTCGATTATATGATGTTACTAGTAATCGTGATGGTGCACAACAACATGAACGTGAGCCCTTGTCATGGCAGAGCAGGCTAAAGATTGCAAGGGAAATTGCTCATGCAATTTTGTATCTCCACACTGCGTTCTCAAGACCTATTATCCACAGGGACATAAAACCAGGAAATGTCTTCCTAGACCAAAACGATGTTGCCAAACTAACTGATTTTTCATGGTCCATATCGATCCCTGAAGGTGAAACTCACGTAGAGGATGCTCTTTATGGAACTTACAGATTTATATGCCCCCACTATACGGCTACAGGCTACGTAACGGAGAAAGCTAACGTCTACAGCTTCGGATCGTTTCTATTAGAGCTTTTAACTGGACAGAAATGGAAAATAGTAGGCACTGCCGACTCTTTTGGTGTTGTGGTTGTGGATGTTGAAAATGACGGAGAAATAGTTACCATGAATATTAATGAGGTTTTGGATCCTACAATCCTTGTAGGGGAAGAAGGATCTGTTGTGTGGCAACAATTACAAGATGTATTACAGCTTGCTTTCATATGTAGAAAAGGGGATCCGGAGATCAGGCCAGATATGGTTGATGTTACAAAAGAGCTCAGAAAAATTGAGAGGTTCATCCTATGA
- the LOC115950630 gene encoding BI1-like protein, giving the protein MFGYTKVSNTKVGEDVEIDLETGGTSTLYPGLSPGENQLRWGFIRKVYGIVATQLVLTTIVSCITILYTPINEVLKANPGFLLFLMFLPLVLLWPMYVYQQKHPLNFIFLGLFTLSLSLTVGVSCANTDGKIVLEALILTSAVVCSLTGYTFWASKKGKDFSYLGPILFTSLFVLFLTGFIQVFFPLGSTSVAIYGGMGAIIFAGYIVYDTDNLIKRFTYDEYIWASITLYLDILNLFLSILRMMRQANN; this is encoded by the exons atgtttGGATACACAAAAGTAAGCAACACGAAGGTCGGTGAGGATGTGGAAATAGACTTGGAGACAGGAGGTACAAGCACTCTGTACCCAGGTCTGAGCCCCGGTGAGAACCAGCTTCGATGGGGTTTCATTCGCAAGGTGTACGGAATCGTAGCCACACAGCTTGTCCTCACCACCATCGTCTCCTGCATCACCATTCTCTACACTCCTATCAACGAGGTCCTCAAAGCCAATCCTGGCTTCTTGCTCTTCCTCATGTTCCTCCCTCTTGTCT TGTTGTGGCCCATGTATGTGTATCAACAAAAGCATCCATTGAACTTCATCTTCCTTGGACTTTTCACCTTGTCACTGAGCCTCACAGTTGGTGTAAGCTGTGCCAACACAGATG GAAAAATTGTGCTTGAAGCATTAATTTTAACCTCAGCTGTGGTCTGCTCCTTAACCGGGTACACTTTCTGGGCATCTAAGAAGGGCAAGGACTTCAGCTACCTTGGACCAATCTTGTTCACCAGCCTCTTTGTCCTTTTTCTAACTGGTTTTATCCAG GTATTCTTCCCACTTGGCTCAACATCTGTTGCCATTTATGGTGGAATGGGTGCTATAATTTTTGCAGGCTACATAGTTTATGACACTGACAACCTCATCAAGCGCTTCACCTATGATGAGTACATTTGGGCTTCCATTACTCTTTATCTGGACATTCTGAACCTGTTCCTTTCCATTTTGAGGATGATGAGACAGGCCAACAATTAG
- the LOC115993715 gene encoding protein DOS2-like yields the protein MDFFKSVFSEDPDPPQNDDAPEPNQDPNPNPNPDPDSDSDSTAIWSFVGLIKTIASKSESVIQNYRRDMEEFGSGLKKETSVIREVASRAVMDFPASLDAGTSVAQESLESVGQAIDDIGSSVWKSTAEIITHGADKLFVAAAAGSDSDSDSNNGRRLSSSSQVSDLKPYSRFDAQMRAVQCDLNTYLEEPKEEDLEEWKLGFVLEEKGKEIEDLIRENPVIEEIYENIVPTRVDKESFWIRYFYRVHKLKQAEEARAKLVKRVISRGEEEDLSWDFDDDEEENGEKNIISNNDNVALDDDKSSRSNVVENVGVKLDEKRGDSEESGRDSDVSVVSSQPLLVAEEEELGWDEIEDIGSNDENKGEGEDGVVSSSNRVDLRKRLSKAEEEEDLSWDIEDEDDGDDDDKHVKS from the coding sequence ATGGATTTCTTCAAATCCGTCTTCTCCGAAGACCCGGACCCACCCCAAAACGACGACGCTCCGGAACCGAACCAggacccaaacccaaacccaaacccggATCCGGACTCGGACTCGGACTCCACCGCGATTTGGAGTTTCGTCGGATTGATCAAAACGATCGCGTCGAAATCGGAGTCGGTGATCCAAAACTACCGGCGCGATATGGAGGAATTCGGGTCCGGGTTGAAGAAAGAGACGTCGGTGATCCGGGAAGTCGCGTCGCGAGCCGTCATGGACTTCCCGGCTTCGCTCGACGCCGGCACTTCCGTCGCTCAGGAATCGCTCGAGTCCGTTGGTCAAGCCATCGACGATATCGGCTCCTCCGTATGGAAATCGACGGCGGAGATCATCACTCACGGCGCGGACAAGCTCTTCGTAGCAGCCGCCGCCGGCTCTGATTCCGATTCCGATTCCAATAACGGTAGGCGATTGAGTAGCAGTAGTCAGGTTTCGGATTTGAAACCGTACAGTAGGTTCGACGCGCAGATGCGTGCGGTTCAGTGTGATTTGAATACGTATTTGGAGGAACCGAAGGAGGAGGATTTGGAGGAGTGGAAATTAGGGTTTGTGTTAGAGGAAAAGGGGAAAGAGATTGAGGATTTGATCAGAGAGAATCCTGTAATTGAAGAGATTTATGAGAACATTGTTCCGACTAGGGTTGACAAGGAGAGTTTTTGGATTAGGTATTTTTATAGAGTACATAAGCTGAAGCAAGCCGAGGAGGCGAGAGCTAAGCTCGTGAAGCGAGTGATTTCCCGTGGCGAAGAAGAGGATTTGAGTTgggattttgatgatgatgaagaagaaaatggcgagaaaaatattattagtaataatGATAATGTAGCATTGGATGATGATAAGAGTTCCCGATCCAATGTTGTTGAAAATGTTGGTGTGAAATTGGATGAGAAAAGAGGGGATAGTGAGGAATCGGGGCGAGATAGTGATGTTTCGGTTGTTTCAAGCCAGCCATTGTTGGTGGCGGAGGAGGAAGAGCTCGGGTGGGATGAGATTGAGGATATTGGAAGCAATGATGAGAACAAAGGGGAAGGGGAGGATGGTGTTGTTTCGAGTTCCAATAGGGTTGATTTGCGTAAGCGGCTGAGTAAGGCCGAGGAGGAGGAGGATTTGAGTTGGGATATTGAAGACGAAGacgatggtgatgatgatgacaagCATGTTAAATCGTGA
- the LOC115994266 gene encoding non-functional pseudokinase ZED1-like, translating to MAGKKRDKERERAFYENGSKLHEKLIASCNGRPIPICNYSCEELQRATNNYDRSHIFHEDGISYWYNGSFEGRMISIKKYFRHDDNEFLFTDIAVFAKMSTHNNVLKLIGYCLETQIPISVYESAANGSLRGRVNVTSHDGAQQHQREPLSWQSRLKIAREIAHAISYLHTAFSRPIVHRNIKPGNVFLDQHGVAKLTEFSMSISIPEGETHVEDQVCGTIGFLCPHYIATQYITEKVDVYGFGSFLLELLTGKKLFDLLNTTDFFHVEDFENDRNFFTINEVVDPAILVGEEGSVVWRQLQAVLQLALICRKNDPEIRPDMVDVTEELRKIERFIL from the coding sequence ATGGCAGGAAAGAAAcgagacaaagaaagagagagagcgtTTTATGAAAATGGAAGCAAACTACATGAGAAGCTGATTGCCTCCTGTAATGGTAGGCCAATTCCTATCTGTAACTACTCTTGTGAAGAACTCCAGCGGGCAACAAATAACTACGATCGTAGCCATATTTTTCATGAAGATGGGATTTCTTATTGGTACAATGGTTCTTTTGAAGGCCGAATGATTTCCATTAAGAAGTACTTTCGACACGACGACAATGAATTTCTTTTCACTGATATAGCTGTTTTTGCAAAGATGAGCACTCACAATAATGTTCTAAAGCTCATAGGGTACTGTCTCGAGACTCAAATTCCCATTTCAGTGTATGAATCTGCTGCCAATGGATCACTTAGGGGTCGAGTTAATGTTACTAGTCATGATGGTGCACAACAACATCAACGTGAGCCCTTGTCATGGCAGAGCAGGCTAAAGATTGCAAGGGAAATTGCTCATGCAATTTCGTATCTCCACACTGCATTCTCAAGACCTATTGTCCACAGGAACATAAAACCAGGAAATGTCTTCCTAGACCAACACGGTGTCGCCAAACTAACTGAGTTTTCAATGTCCATATCGATCCCTGAAGGTGAAACTCACGTAGAGGATCAAGTTTGTGGAACTATCGGTTTTTTATGCCCCCACTATATTGCTACACAATACATAACGGAGAAAGTTGACGTTTACGGCTTCGGATCGTTTCTATTAGAGCTTTTAACTGGAAAGAAATTGTTTGATCTATTAAACACCACAGACTTTTTTCATGTTGAGGATTTTGAAAATGacagaaatttttttaccataaatGAGGTTGTGGATCCTGCAATCCTTGTAGGGGAAGAAGGATCTGTTGTGTGGCGACAATTACAAGCTGTATTACAGCTTGCCCTCATATGCAGAAAAAATGATCCGGAGATCAGGCCAGATATGGTTGATGTTACAGAAGAGCTCAGAAAAATTGAGAGGTTCATCCTATGA